A portion of the Pseudoxanthomonas sp. JBR18 genome contains these proteins:
- a CDS encoding pyruvate, water dikinase regulatory protein — MSSVRPVFYVSDGTGITVETIGHSLLTQFSGFSFITDRIPFVDELDKAVEAAERIRESGVRHDARPIVIHSIVDPAIAELLASSGALMLDVFAPFINPMELELGAVRQSRVGQAHGIVNFEAYHRRINAMNFALSHDDGIAINYDEADLILVAVSRAGKTPTCVYLALHYGVKAANYPLTDEDLETDRLPPRLRPYRKKLFGLTIDPERLCQIRQERRPNSRYAKPETCRREVVAAEGMFAHERLPTLSTTHTSIEEIASKVMSTLGLQREMF; from the coding sequence ACCATCGGGCACAGCCTGCTGACCCAGTTCTCGGGCTTTTCCTTCATCACCGACCGCATTCCGTTCGTGGACGAGCTGGACAAGGCGGTCGAGGCGGCCGAGCGGATCCGCGAATCGGGCGTCCGCCACGATGCGCGGCCCATCGTCATCCATTCGATCGTCGACCCGGCGATCGCCGAGCTGCTGGCCTCGAGCGGCGCATTGATGCTCGATGTCTTCGCTCCGTTCATCAATCCGATGGAGCTGGAGTTGGGGGCGGTCCGACAGTCGCGAGTGGGGCAGGCCCATGGCATCGTCAATTTCGAGGCCTACCACCGGCGCATCAACGCGATGAACTTCGCGCTGAGCCACGACGACGGCATCGCGATCAATTACGACGAGGCCGACCTGATCCTGGTCGCGGTCTCGCGCGCGGGCAAGACGCCAACGTGCGTCTATCTGGCGCTGCATTACGGGGTCAAGGCGGCGAACTACCCGCTAACCGACGAAGATCTGGAGACCGACCGGCTGCCGCCACGCCTGCGTCCGTACCGCAAGAAGCTGTTCGGCCTGACCATCGATCCCGAGCGTCTGTGCCAGATCCGGCAGGAACGCAGGCCCAACTCCCGCTACGCCAAGCCCGAGACGTGCCGGCGCGAGGTGGTCGCCGCAGAAGGCATGTTCGCCCACGAGCGCCTGCCGACGTTGAGCACCACCCATACTTCGATCGAAGAGATCGCCAGCAAGGTGATGTCCACCCTGGGCCTGCAGCGGGAGATGTTCTGA
- a CDS encoding copper resistance protein B gives MHMQDVTPQDDASTASVDADQASSTSAHSHHAGMPMPMPMPMQHDDQPQAAQTPPPMPAEHAMHEGMDMHDMHAVPAALPRPTPEELAAAFPDVGDAHMATHMDDDPTVAVFRGDRLERMDGGIAAWDARVGIGGSFDRFWLRAEGERPRGGPGEGDVELQWTHATGPWWDRAVSLRHDFGPGPSRQWLGVGVIGLAPYKFELEAHVYVGSHGLAARTEAEYEVLLTNRLVLTPRVELNAFGRDDRANGIGKGLSNGEAGLRLRYEFTREFAPYVGYSWTRKVGNTADLARETGEPVLDHGWVAGVRLWF, from the coding sequence ATGCACATGCAGGATGTGACGCCGCAGGATGACGCATCCACGGCATCGGTCGATGCCGATCAGGCGTCATCCACCTCCGCCCATTCGCATCACGCTGGCATGCCGATGCCGATGCCGATGCCGATGCAGCATGATGACCAGCCGCAGGCAGCACAGACACCGCCGCCCATGCCGGCAGAACACGCCATGCACGAGGGCATGGACATGCACGACATGCATGCCGTTCCCGCCGCCCTGCCCCGGCCCACACCTGAGGAACTGGCCGCGGCGTTCCCGGATGTGGGCGACGCCCACATGGCCACGCACATGGATGACGACCCCACCGTGGCCGTGTTCCGGGGCGATCGCCTGGAGCGAATGGACGGCGGCATCGCGGCCTGGGACGCACGCGTCGGCATTGGCGGCAGCTTCGACAGGTTCTGGCTGCGCGCCGAAGGCGAGCGCCCGCGCGGCGGCCCTGGCGAGGGCGATGTCGAATTGCAATGGACCCACGCCACCGGCCCGTGGTGGGACCGCGCGGTGTCGCTGCGCCACGATTTCGGTCCCGGCCCTTCACGGCAATGGCTGGGCGTGGGCGTGATCGGGCTGGCGCCGTACAAGTTCGAGCTCGAGGCACACGTCTATGTCGGCAGCCATGGGCTGGCTGCGCGCACCGAAGCCGAGTACGAGGTGCTGCTGACCAACCGGCTCGTCCTGACCCCGCGCGTGGAACTCAACGCCTTTGGTCGCGACGACCGGGCCAATGGCATCGGCAAGGGCCTGAGCAACGGTGAAGCGGGTCTGCGCTTGCGCTACGAATTCACCCGTGAATTCGCGCCCTACGTGGGCTACAGCTGGACGCGCAAGGTCGGCAACACTGCCGATCTTGCGCGCGAGACCGGCGAGCCGGTGCTCGACCATGGCTGGGTCGCGGGCGTGCGTCTCTGGTTCTAA
- a CDS encoding MerR family transcriptional regulator: protein MNIGQLSRQTQVPIDTIRYYERQRLLPEPPRSPGGYRRYADDDVARLNFIRRAKTLGFTLEEIGELLAISHGRGDVAAIKQAASRKLEQVQQRMDELARVRDALEVMVEACPGHGALRDCPIVSALTRDS from the coding sequence ATGAACATCGGCCAGCTTTCGCGCCAGACCCAGGTGCCAATCGACACGATCCGCTACTACGAGCGCCAGCGCCTGCTGCCCGAACCACCGCGCTCGCCCGGCGGCTACCGTCGCTATGCCGACGACGACGTCGCCCGCCTGAACTTCATCCGCCGCGCCAAGACCCTGGGCTTCACCCTGGAGGAAATCGGCGAGCTGCTGGCCATCAGCCACGGGCGCGGTGACGTGGCGGCGATCAAGCAGGCGGCCAGCCGCAAACTGGAGCAGGTCCAGCAGCGCATGGATGAACTGGCCCGCGTGCGCGATGCGCTGGAGGTCATGGTCGAGGCCTGTCCGGGCCATGGCGCACTGCGCGACTGCCCGATCGTCTCCGCACTGACCCGGGACAGCTGA
- a CDS encoding DUF1249 domain-containing protein, translating into MHTTATRTAHLPKLGRFGWLMALYAENYARLDRLFVPTDLEPGHYVSSIGDGLDLRVDVIETHRYTVELRLTYGIIDPVSGEPDPSAFVRVYRDARQAEATHCYVGRRWQDVIGMFPPPAELISHRMRMNTFLGKWLEYLAERGHGVATLHRVAESAPQPVTPLV; encoded by the coding sequence ATGCACACGACCGCCACCCGCACCGCGCACTTACCCAAGCTTGGCCGCTTCGGCTGGCTGATGGCGCTCTATGCGGAGAACTACGCGCGGCTGGACCGGTTGTTCGTGCCGACCGACCTGGAGCCAGGGCACTATGTGTCCAGCATCGGCGATGGGCTGGACCTGCGCGTGGATGTCATCGAAACCCATCGCTACACCGTCGAGCTGCGACTGACCTACGGCATCATCGACCCGGTCAGCGGCGAGCCTGATCCTTCGGCGTTCGTACGCGTGTATCGTGATGCCCGCCAGGCGGAGGCAACACATTGCTACGTCGGGCGCCGCTGGCAGGATGTCATCGGCATGTTCCCTCCACCGGCCGAGCTCATCAGCCACCGCATGCGGATGAACACCTTCCTGGGCAAGTGGCTGGAATACCTGGCCGAACGCGGCCACGGCGTGGCGACCTTGCATCGTGTCGCCGAATCGGCACCGCAACCGGTCACGCCGCTGGTTTGA
- a CDS encoding heavy metal translocating P-type ATPase → MAHSNDHGCGCGATAPAAHQPAIDPVCGMTVDPGTARYHADLDGLRYVFCSAGCREAFLGDPPRYLKSGGGDAAAGGGCCGPARAQSGNGAADAAATDPVCGMVVDPRTAKHRADIDGTEFFFCSAGCRQKFLDDPQRDLSSAHAAASAASGGCCGGRAGGGKEEAQHTQAKDPVCGMTVDPATARHRTQLDGTPYVFCSDGCRTKFEEHPQRYLHPEQHPAPPAPPGSQYTCPMHPEIVQDAPGTCPLCGMALEPMTPSLEDGENPELTDFRRRFWWTLPLSVVTVALGMAGHWLPGVSPGVLGWAQAVLATPVVLWAGWPFLQRWVQSIANRSPNMWTLIGTGVSAAYLYSWVALLAPQVFPPSFQVDGRVEVYFEAAASIISLTLLGQLLELKAREQTSSAIRALLGLAPRTARRIEADGEEHDVPLDALHPGDRLRVRPGEKVPVDGVVREGRSHLDESMLTGEPVPVARGPGEPVIGATLNGNGALVIEATRTGADSTLSQIVQLVAQAQRTRAPMQAMADRVSYWFVLGVVGAALLSLLAWGLFGPQPAWTHGLLHAVAVLIVACPCALGLATPMSIMVASGRAAQAGVLFRDAQAIERLGTVDTLVVDKTGTLTRGQPTFDSIQAVAPFEDIEVLRLAASLDAGSEHPLAQAIVAEARRRQMSLPPAQDMTSDTGLGVRGQVEGRRLALGSQALMQAEGVDVQPLAEGAETLRQGGASVVFLAVDGALAGALAVSDPIKDGVAEVVAALRTQGVRVVMASGDADSTAQAVATRVGIDEAHGQTSPQDKAALVERLRGEGRVVGMAGDGINDAPALASADVGIAMGTGTDVAMSSAQVTLVKGDLAGILRARTISRQTVRNMRQNLGFALLYNGLGVPLAAGVLTPWLGWSLSPMFAALAMSLSSASVVGNALRLRSKGTAAGTADH, encoded by the coding sequence ATGGCGCATTCAAACGATCACGGCTGCGGTTGTGGCGCCACGGCCCCAGCCGCCCACCAACCCGCCATCGATCCGGTCTGCGGGATGACGGTCGATCCGGGAACGGCTCGGTATCACGCGGATCTGGATGGGCTGCGCTATGTCTTCTGCTCAGCCGGCTGCCGCGAGGCATTCCTGGGCGACCCGCCGCGATATCTGAAATCCGGAGGCGGCGATGCCGCAGCAGGGGGCGGATGCTGCGGTCCCGCCCGGGCGCAGTCCGGAAATGGCGCAGCAGATGCCGCCGCCACCGACCCCGTCTGCGGCATGGTGGTCGATCCGAGGACCGCGAAACACCGGGCCGACATCGATGGCACCGAGTTCTTCTTCTGCTCGGCCGGCTGCCGTCAGAAGTTCCTGGATGATCCACAGCGGGACCTTTCGTCCGCCCATGCCGCAGCGTCCGCTGCGTCTGGTGGATGCTGCGGCGGGCGCGCCGGGGGCGGCAAGGAGGAGGCACAGCACACGCAGGCGAAGGACCCGGTCTGCGGCATGACCGTCGACCCTGCCACGGCCAGGCATCGCACCCAACTCGATGGCACCCCCTACGTCTTCTGTTCGGATGGATGCCGGACGAAATTCGAAGAGCATCCGCAGCGCTACCTGCATCCGGAACAGCATCCCGCCCCGCCCGCTCCGCCTGGCAGCCAGTACACCTGCCCAATGCATCCGGAGATCGTGCAGGACGCCCCGGGCACGTGTCCGCTGTGCGGCATGGCACTGGAGCCGATGACGCCCTCGCTGGAGGATGGCGAGAACCCGGAGCTGACCGATTTCCGCCGGCGCTTCTGGTGGACGCTGCCGCTGAGTGTGGTCACCGTCGCCCTGGGCATGGCTGGCCACTGGCTGCCCGGCGTGTCGCCTGGCGTGCTGGGCTGGGCGCAGGCCGTGCTGGCCACCCCGGTCGTGTTGTGGGCGGGCTGGCCATTCCTGCAGCGCTGGGTGCAGTCGATCGCCAACCGCAGCCCCAACATGTGGACGCTGATCGGGACCGGCGTGAGTGCCGCTTACCTCTACAGTTGGGTGGCCTTGCTGGCGCCGCAGGTGTTCCCGCCATCGTTCCAGGTGGACGGACGCGTCGAGGTCTACTTCGAGGCCGCCGCTTCGATCATCAGCCTGACCCTGCTGGGGCAGTTGCTGGAGCTCAAGGCCCGCGAGCAGACCTCCTCGGCCATCCGTGCCCTGCTCGGCCTGGCGCCACGCACCGCCCGGCGCATCGAGGCCGATGGCGAGGAACACGACGTGCCGCTGGACGCGCTGCACCCGGGCGATCGCCTGCGTGTACGCCCCGGCGAAAAAGTCCCGGTGGACGGTGTGGTCCGCGAAGGCCGCTCGCATCTGGACGAATCCATGCTCACCGGCGAACCGGTGCCGGTGGCCCGTGGCCCGGGCGAGCCGGTGATCGGCGCCACCCTCAACGGCAATGGCGCGCTGGTGATCGAAGCCACGCGCACCGGCGCGGACAGCACGCTGTCGCAGATCGTGCAGCTCGTCGCCCAGGCCCAGCGCACGCGCGCGCCGATGCAGGCCATGGCCGACCGGGTGTCGTACTGGTTCGTGCTCGGCGTGGTCGGCGCGGCGCTGCTGAGCCTGCTGGCCTGGGGATTGTTCGGCCCGCAACCGGCGTGGACGCATGGGTTGCTGCATGCAGTGGCCGTGCTGATCGTGGCCTGCCCCTGCGCATTGGGGCTGGCCACGCCGATGTCGATCATGGTCGCCAGCGGACGGGCCGCGCAGGCCGGCGTGCTGTTCCGCGATGCCCAGGCGATCGAGCGCCTGGGCACGGTCGATACCCTGGTGGTCGACAAGACCGGCACCCTCACCCGCGGGCAGCCCACCTTCGACAGCATCCAGGCCGTTGCGCCCTTCGAGGACATTGAAGTGCTGCGTCTGGCGGCCAGCCTGGATGCCGGCAGTGAACACCCACTCGCCCAGGCCATCGTGGCCGAGGCACGCCGCCGTCAGATGTCCTTGCCGCCCGCGCAGGACATGACCTCCGATACGGGCCTGGGCGTGCGCGGGCAGGTCGAAGGCCGTCGCCTGGCGCTGGGCAGCCAGGCGCTGATGCAGGCTGAGGGCGTGGACGTGCAGCCACTCGCCGAAGGCGCCGAAACCCTGCGCCAGGGTGGCGCCAGCGTCGTGTTCCTCGCGGTCGATGGCGCCCTGGCCGGTGCCTTGGCGGTCTCCGACCCGATCAAGGACGGCGTGGCTGAGGTGGTCGCCGCCCTGCGCACGCAAGGCGTGCGCGTGGTCATGGCCAGTGGGGATGCCGACAGCACCGCGCAGGCTGTGGCCACCCGGGTCGGGATCGATGAAGCACATGGTCAGACCAGTCCGCAGGACAAGGCCGCGCTGGTCGAGCGCTTGCGCGGCGAGGGCCGTGTGGTTGGCATGGCCGGCGATGGCATCAACGACGCCCCGGCGCTGGCCTCGGCCGATGTGGGCATCGCCATGGGCACGGGCACCGACGTAGCCATGTCCAGCGCCCAGGTCACCCTGGTCAAGGGCGATCTGGCCGGCATCCTGCGGGCTCGCACCATCTCGCGTCAGACCGTGCGCAACATGCGCCAGAACCTGGGCTTCGCCCTGCTCTACAACGGCCTGGGCGTGCCGCTGGCTGCGGGCGTGCTCACCCCGTGGCTGGGCTGGAGTCTGTCGCCCATGTTTGCCGCGCTGGCGATGAGCCTGAGTTCGGCTTCTGTGGTCGGAAATGCATTGCGGCTGCGGTCCAAGGGCACCGCTGCCGGCACCGCGGATCATTGA
- a CDS encoding copper resistance system multicopper oxidase, whose product MDAPRHPVSVGRRRFVTGAGGLLAVGPSLLPGLARAKAPISPSAPEVPVLSGTEFKLSIGALPVNITGKPAHAVAINGSLPGPTLHWRQGDQVTLQVSNQLGVDTSLHWHGIILPATMDGVPGLSFRGISPSESYLYRFNLNQSGTYWYHAHSSLQEAKGAYGAIVVKPDGPDPDGATHDHVLLLSDWSDEDPHAIVRKLKLQADYYNRHKCTVGDFIHDARAGGLKAALDDRLMWGSMRMSPTDLADVTGLTYTYLVNGASPDANWSGLFQRGERVRLRFINGAAMTFFDVRIPGLKMTVVAADGQPVHPVSVDEFRIAVAQTVDVIVQPDQDQPYTVFCQSMDRSGYARATLTPRPGLQAPIPPMDPRPILTMADMGMGGMGHMGMGGMSMPATSAPSSSASPHQMAMGHGQKGHHDMAGMDHGNMQHGAMAGMDHGNMQQDGMIQHPASESNNPAVDMQTMTPTRALDQPGIGLRDNGRRVLTDADLHSRFDDPDPREPGREIQLHLTGNMERYVWGFDGIPFSKAAPIRLNYGERVRIVLVNDTMMEHPIHLHGMWSDQESADGQFQVRRHTVSVPPGSIRSYRVSADALGRWAYHCHMLLHMELGMFREVHVA is encoded by the coding sequence ATGGATGCTCCGCGCCATCCCGTCTCTGTTGGTCGACGACGCTTTGTCACGGGCGCTGGTGGCTTGCTCGCCGTCGGTCCGTCCTTGCTGCCCGGGCTGGCGCGAGCCAAGGCGCCAATTTCGCCGTCCGCGCCGGAAGTTCCTGTTCTGTCTGGCACCGAGTTCAAACTGTCCATCGGCGCATTGCCGGTCAACATCACCGGCAAGCCTGCCCATGCGGTGGCCATCAATGGCTCCTTGCCAGGTCCGACGCTGCACTGGCGCCAAGGCGACCAGGTCACCTTGCAGGTCTCCAACCAGCTTGGGGTCGACACCTCGCTGCATTGGCACGGCATCATCCTGCCGGCGACGATGGATGGCGTCCCGGGCCTGAGCTTCCGTGGAATATCCCCTTCAGAATCATATCTTTATCGCTTCAACTTGAACCAATCCGGGACGTACTGGTACCACGCCCATTCCAGCCTGCAGGAGGCCAAGGGCGCCTACGGCGCGATCGTGGTCAAGCCTGATGGTCCGGACCCGGATGGGGCCACGCACGACCACGTACTGCTCCTATCGGACTGGAGCGACGAGGATCCGCACGCCATCGTGCGCAAGCTCAAGCTGCAGGCCGATTACTACAACCGCCACAAGTGCACCGTCGGTGATTTCATCCACGACGCGCGCGCCGGGGGCCTCAAGGCGGCGCTGGATGACCGTCTGATGTGGGGCTCGATGCGCATGAGCCCGACTGATCTGGCCGACGTCACCGGCCTCACCTATACCTACCTGGTCAACGGGGCCAGCCCGGATGCGAACTGGAGCGGTCTGTTCCAGCGCGGCGAGCGGGTCCGCCTGCGCTTCATCAATGGCGCGGCGATGACTTTCTTCGATGTGCGCATTCCCGGCTTGAAGATGACGGTGGTCGCCGCCGACGGGCAGCCCGTGCATCCGGTGAGCGTGGACGAGTTCCGCATCGCGGTCGCACAAACCGTCGATGTCATCGTCCAGCCGGACCAGGACCAGCCCTATACGGTTTTCTGCCAGTCGATGGACCGCAGTGGTTATGCACGCGCCACGCTCACGCCCCGCCCCGGCCTGCAGGCGCCGATCCCGCCCATGGATCCGCGTCCGATCCTGACCATGGCCGACATGGGCATGGGGGGAATGGGCCACATGGGCATGGGCGGCATGTCGATGCCTGCCACGTCTGCGCCCTCCTCGTCCGCAAGCCCGCACCAGATGGCGATGGGACATGGCCAGAAGGGGCACCACGACATGGCGGGGATGGACCACGGCAACATGCAACACGGCGCCATGGCCGGGATGGATCACGGCAACATGCAGCAAGACGGAATGATCCAGCACCCGGCCAGCGAGTCCAACAATCCGGCGGTGGACATGCAGACCATGACCCCGACGCGGGCCCTGGACCAACCCGGCATCGGCCTGCGCGACAACGGCCGCCGGGTGTTGACCGATGCCGACCTGCACAGCCGCTTCGACGATCCCGATCCGCGCGAACCGGGCCGCGAGATCCAGTTGCACCTGACCGGCAACATGGAGCGCTACGTGTGGGGTTTCGACGGCATCCCGTTCTCCAAGGCCGCCCCGATCCGGCTGAACTACGGCGAACGCGTGCGCATCGTGCTGGTGAACGACACGATGATGGAACATCCCATCCACCTGCACGGGATGTGGAGCGACCAGGAAAGTGCCGATGGCCAGTTCCAGGTCCGCCGGCACACCGTCAGCGTGCCGCCTGGCAGCATCCGCAGCTATCGGGTCAGTGCCGACGCGCTCGGGCGCTGGGCGTATCACTGTCATATGCTTCTGCACATGGAACTGGGCATGTTCCGCGAGGTGCACGTCGCATGA